From the genome of Salvelinus alpinus chromosome 19, SLU_Salpinus.1, whole genome shotgun sequence, one region includes:
- the snrnp27 gene encoding U4/U6.U5 small nuclear ribonucleoprotein 27 kDa protein, whose protein sequence is MGRSRSRSPPKRERRRSRSGSRDRERKRRERERSRSRERRRSRSRSPARRRRSRSPRRLRSSSGSPSRQKDRRDDEDKKDSKDKPVKEHQISEEDMQGKTEEEIEMMKIMGFGNFDTTKGKKTNGAVNAHAINVSQKRKYRQYMNRKGGFNRPLDFIA, encoded by the exons atgggcAGAAGTAGAAGCCGATCCCCACCAAAACGAG AGAGACGACGCTCTCGCTCGGGTTCAAGGGACCGCGAACGAAAGCGCAGGGAGAGGGAACGCTCCCGTTCTCGGGAAAGGCGAAGGAGCCGCTCGCGCTCTCCAGCCCGCAGGCGACGCTCAAG GTCTCCTCGTCGGCTGCGCTCTTCTTCCGGCTCCCCCTCCAGGCAGAAGGACAGGCGTGATGATGAAGATAAAAAGGATTCCAAGGATAAGCCAGTGAAGGAGCATCAGATCTCAG AGGAAGACATGCAGGGAAAGACAGAAGAGGAGATTGAGATGATGAAGATTATGGGATTTGGCAACTTTGACACCACAAAG GGGAAGAAGACCAATGGAGCAGTCAATGCGCATGCTATCAATGTGTCTCAGAAGAGGAAATACAG GCAGTACATGAACAGAAAAGGTGGATTCAACAGACCTCTGGACTTCATTGCTTGA